CGGATATGATAAGAGGGTAAATTGTTCAAACGAAAGGATGGTCTATAATGACATTATCTACTATTGACTCATTGTCCATTGCTACAATCCGGACTCTATCTATTGATGCAATTGAGAAAGCAAACTCCGGACATCCGGGAATGCCTATGGGATCTGCCCCAATGGCTTACAAACTGTGGACAGATTATATGAAACAAAATCCAGAGAATCCAAACTGGTTCAACCGTGACCGTTTTGTTCTTTCTGCCGGGCATGGCTCTATGCTTCTTTACAGCATGCTTCACCTTTCAGGCTATGATGTTTCTATGGAGGATTTGAAATCTTTCCGTCAATGGGGAAGCAAAACTCCAGGACATCCTGAATACGGACATACAGCTGGTGTAGATGCAACGACTGGACCGCTTGGCCAAGGAATTGCAATGGCGGTAGGAATGGCTATGGCAGAACGTCACCTAGCACATACATACAATAAAGACTCTTTTAATGTAGTCGATCACCATACATTTGCGATTTGCGGCGACGGCGATTTAATGGAAGGAATCTCATCTGAGGCTGCTTCTTTTGCAGGTCACTTGAAGCTTGGCCGCCTGGTTGTCCTTTATGATTCAAACGATATTTCTCTTGATGGCGATCTTGACCGTTCATTCAGCGAAAATGTTCAGCAGCGTTTTGAAGCAATGAATTGGCAGGTGCTCCGTGTCGAAGACGGAAACGATACAGATGAAATCGGCCGGGCTATTGCTGCAGCGAAGCAAAATGAAGATCAGCCAACCCTGATTGAAGTCAAAACAACTATCGGATTTGGTTCACCGAACCGCGCCGGTACTTCAGGCGTCCACGGGGCACCTCTTGGAGCGGAAGAGACAAAGCTGACAAAGGATGCTTACAAATGGACATTTGATAAAGATTTCCATGTTCCGGACGAAGTTTATGATCATTTTGCAAAAACGATCAAAGAAGATGGCATGAAAGCAGAAAGCGAGTGGAATGCCCTTTTCGAAAGCTATAAGAAAGAGTATCCTGAGCTTGCTGAGGAGCTTGCTCGCGCAATTGAAGGAGAACTTCCTCAAGCGTGGGATGCAGATATTCCAGTTTATGAAACAGGAAAAGGTCTTGCTTCCCGAGCATCTTCAGGTGAAGTGCTTAATGCAATCGCTAAAAATGTTCCAAATCTTTTCGGCGGATCAGCTGACTTAGCGGGATCCAATAAAACGACAATCAAAAGCGTAGAAGATTTTACTGCCGCCAATTACAGCGGACGCAATATCTGGTTCGGCGTAAGAGAATTTGCTATGGGTGCGGCACTAAACGGTATGGCTTTACACGGGGGATTAAAGGTATTCGGAGGAACGTTCTTCGTATTCTCCGATTACATGCGTCCTGCTATCCGCCTGGCTTCCTTAATGAACCTGCCTGTAACATTCGTATTCACTCATGACAGCATTGCGGTAGGGGAAGACGGACCTACTCATGAACCGATTGAACAGCTGGCTTCATTAAGAGCGATGCCGAATCTTGATGTGATCAGACCAGCGGATGGAAATGAAACGGCTGCTGCATGGAAGCTCGCTGTAACAGCCAAAACCAGTCCGACAGCTCTTGTATTATCAAGACAGGATCTTCCGACGCTCGAGCACTCTGCAGAATTGTCCGGCACTGGTGTGGAGAAAGGTGCATATGTTGTATCACCTTCACAAAAAGAAATGGCGGATGCTATCCTGCTTGCTTCCGGTTCTGAAGTGGGTCTTGCAGTCGAATCCCAAAAAGCGCTTCTTAAAGAGGGAATCGATGCTTCTGTTGTGAGCATGCCTTCCTGGAAACGTTTTGAAGAACAAACTGAAGATTACAAGCGATCCGTCCTTCCTAAGGATGTTAAAAAGCGCTTGGCGATTGAAGTGGCTTCTCCGCTTGGATGGGAAAGGTACACGGGTGATGAA
The Metabacillus sp. FJAT-52054 genome window above contains:
- the tkt gene encoding transketolase codes for the protein MTLSTIDSLSIATIRTLSIDAIEKANSGHPGMPMGSAPMAYKLWTDYMKQNPENPNWFNRDRFVLSAGHGSMLLYSMLHLSGYDVSMEDLKSFRQWGSKTPGHPEYGHTAGVDATTGPLGQGIAMAVGMAMAERHLAHTYNKDSFNVVDHHTFAICGDGDLMEGISSEAASFAGHLKLGRLVVLYDSNDISLDGDLDRSFSENVQQRFEAMNWQVLRVEDGNDTDEIGRAIAAAKQNEDQPTLIEVKTTIGFGSPNRAGTSGVHGAPLGAEETKLTKDAYKWTFDKDFHVPDEVYDHFAKTIKEDGMKAESEWNALFESYKKEYPELAEELARAIEGELPQAWDADIPVYETGKGLASRASSGEVLNAIAKNVPNLFGGSADLAGSNKTTIKSVEDFTAANYSGRNIWFGVREFAMGAALNGMALHGGLKVFGGTFFVFSDYMRPAIRLASLMNLPVTFVFTHDSIAVGEDGPTHEPIEQLASLRAMPNLDVIRPADGNETAAAWKLAVTAKTSPTALVLSRQDLPTLEHSAELSGTGVEKGAYVVSPSQKEMADAILLASGSEVGLAVESQKALLKEGIDASVVSMPSWKRFEEQTEDYKRSVLPKDVKKRLAIEVASPLGWERYTGDEGDVLGINRFGASAPGETIMKEFGFTPENIVARVKALLNK